The following proteins are encoded in a genomic region of Saccharomyces mikatae IFO 1815 strain IFO1815 genome assembly, chromosome: 9:
- the URM1 gene encoding ubiquitin-related modifier URM1 (similar to Saccharomyces cerevisiae URM1 (YIL008W); ancestral locus Anc_7.129) yields MVNVKVEFLGGLDAIFEKQRVHKITIDKEDTVTVGELIDHIVSTMIKNPNDVSIFIEDDSIRPGIITLINDTDWELEGEKDYVLEDGDIVSFTSTLHGG; encoded by the coding sequence ATGGTAAACGTGAAGGTGGAATTTTTGGGTGGGCTAGATgctatttttgaaaagcaaAGAGTACATAAAATTACTATAGACAAAGAGGATACCGTAACAGTGGGCGAGTTAATCGACCATATTGTATCCACCATGATCAAGAACCCTAATGACGTCagtattttcattgaagacGATTCTATAAGGCCAGGTATCATCACATTAATCAACGACACCGATTGGGAGCTTGAAGGCGAAAAAGATTATGTATTAGAAGACGGCGATATTGTCTCTTTTACTTCAACGTTACACGGTGGCTAG
- the NAS2 gene encoding Nas2p (similar to Saccharomyces cerevisiae NAS2 (YIL007C); ancestral locus Anc_7.130): MEEKELSELLANVRIDPSLTSRTSQMDSLKLSELMVLKADIEAQLEKYFSALKEQGVGMDSSLVTPDGYPRSDVDVLQITVIRKNVNMLKNDLNHLLQISHVLLNQHFENMNVKTNQKTSGNNDDRTIQYTIPFAFISEVVPGSPSDKAELQVDDRLISIGGVHAANHSKLQNIQKIVIMNEDKPLPVRFLRDGQILTTSLAPSRNWDGRGLLGCRIQEL; encoded by the coding sequence ATGGAGGAGAAGGAATTAAGCGAATTGTTGGCTAATGTCAGGATAGACCCCAGCCTAACATCGAGGACTAGCCAAATGGACAGCCTCAAGCTATCAGAACTGATGGTGTTAAAGGCAGATATCGAGGCACAACTGGAGAAGTATTTCAGTGCACTCAAGGAACAGGGCGTCGGGATGGATTCTTCATTAGTAACGCCAGATGGGTATCCTCGTTCGGATGTCGACGTGTTGCAGATCACCGTGATCAGGAAGAATGTCAACATGCTGAAGAATGACTTAAATCATCTTTTGCAAATATCACATGTGCTGCTGAATCAGCACTTTGAAAATATGAACGTTAAAACAAACCAAAAAACAAGCGGAAATAACGATGACAGAACCATTCAGTATACTATTCCCTTTGCTTTTATCAGTGAGGTAGTGCCCGGTAGCCCTTCAGATAAAGCAGAATTACAGGTCGATGATAGGCTGATATCTATAGGTGGCGTACATGCAGCAAATCATTCTAAACTACAAAACATACAAAAGATTGTCATAATGAATGAAGACAAGCCTCTTCCTGTTCGTTTCTTGAGGGATGGACAAATCCTAACAACATCTTTGGCGCCCTCAAGAAACTGGGACGGTAGAGGTCTTCTCGGCTGTAGGATACAAGAGTTGTAA
- the YIA6 gene encoding NAD+ transporter (similar to Saccharomyces cerevisiae YEA6 (YEL006W) and YIA6 (YIL006W); ancestral locus Anc_7.133) — protein MTQADNPVPSCSMLPERQRCSADYEEPLLLHEEQLIFPDHSSQLSSADIIGPIKMGSSTDSIIGSTLGKRSVPLSSTQITALSGAFAGFLSGVAVCPLDVAKTRLQAQGLQTKFENPYYKGILGTLSTIVRDEGPRGLYKGLVPIVLGYFPTWMIYFSAYEFSKKFFYGIFPQFDFIAQSCAAITAGAASTTLTNPIWVVKTRLMLQSNLGEHPTHYKGTFDAFRKIFSQEGYKALYAGLVPSLLGLFHVAIHFPIYEDLKIRFHCYSREDNANSINLKRLIMASSVSKMIASAVTYPHEILRTRMQLKSDIPDSIQRRLFPLVKATYAQEGLKGFYSGFSTNLVRTIPASAITLVSFEYFRNRMENIRTVEI, from the coding sequence ATGACGCAGGCTGACAATCCAGTTCCCAGCTGTAGTATGCTGCCCGAGCGGCAGCGCTGTTCTGCAGACTATGAGGAGCCACTATTGTTGCATGAAGAACAACTAATATTCCCTGATCATTCCTCCCAGCTATCGTCAGCAGATATCATCGGGCCTATTAAGATGGGCAGCAGTACAGACTCCATCATTGGGTCTACGCTGGGAAAAAGGTCGGTGCCCCTATCTTCAACGCAGATCACAGCTCTTTCTGGCGCATTCGCTGGTTTCTTATCGGGTGTAGCAGTTTGTCCCCTCGATGTTGCCAAAACACGATTGCAAGCACAGGGACTACAAACCAAATTTGAGAACCCTTACTACAAGGGGATATTGGGGACTCTGAGCACTATAGTAAGAGATGAGGGCCCACGAGGCCTTTACAAAGGGCTGGTACCGATTGTCCTGGGCTATTTCCCGACGTGGATGATCTACTTTTCCGCTTATGAATTCAGcaagaaattcttttatgGCATTTTTCCACAGTTTGATTTCATTGCTCAATCGTGTGCTGCAATTACGGCGGGTGCTGCATCCACTACACTGACCAACCCTATCTGGGTGGTGAAGACAAGACTAATGTTGCAATCAAACCTTGGCGAGCATCCTACACACTACAAAGGCACTTTCGATGCCTTCaggaaaatattttctcaGGAAGGGTACAAGGCATTATATGCGGGGCTGGTCCCCTCATTATTAGGATTATTTCACGTTGCTATCCATTTCCCTATATACGAAGACTTGAAAATAAGATTTCATTGCTATTCTCGGGAGGACAATGCCAATTCCATCAACTTAAAACGATTGATCATGGCTTCATCGGTTTCTAAGATGATTGCCTCAGCCGTAACATATCCACATGAAATATTACGAACCAGGATGCAATTAAAATCAGATATACCAGATTCCATCCAACGACGTCTGTTCCCACTTGTTAAAGCGACATATGCGCAAGAGGGGCTCAAAGGATTTTACTCTGGATTTAGTACAAACCTAGTACGAACCATTCCAGCCTCGGCAATCACCTTAGTATCCTTCGAGTACTTTAGAAACCGCATGGAGAATATTAGGACTGTGGAAATTTAG
- the EPS1 gene encoding protein disulfide isomerase EPS1 (similar to Saccharomyces cerevisiae EPS1 (YIL005W); ancestral locus Anc_7.134) encodes MTVYLKRHIFTFLSCLSLLVTLAIAAAEPPTGFPEPLKLTNFKEELSNGLHIIEFYSPYCGYCRNFAPVWMETWEEFKEEGKKLNITLSQVNCVESADLCVEEGIEKFPDIRLYGPSGYIKSFTELPRTKESLIEFARKESIDPNNFDTNLDFAVSQSEFLEGFDFLKLISGSATRPYLVSFWPTKDLKDSGDSLKFENCDKCHEFQRTWKIISRQLAEEDIKTGHVNCEANPTICEELGFDKLAKITNHRADREPRVALVLPNKTSNNLIDYPNGYSVKPDGYVDFAKRTFANSKFPNITEEEILKKVSRNVNYLQGRGAVPNNNIHLVFSYDPDTVVIEDFDILEYLIEPLSKIPNIYLYQIDKNLKDLSRNISKGMYEQINYNNSETQKNFNEQYFTMNTVTQLPTFFMFKDGDSISHTYPGYSTTEMRNIVEIMKWVEKYSNPLVAEVNSYNLEKLLSFQTESYSNLAIQLVSSGSAKQIKGSNELINKLLLAALDYEHIRMENNFEEINERRAKKGSSIKQLREKKASSDKIVDKMREEVPHLDHKKLLLGYLDISKEKRFFRKFGITGEYKVGDVIIIDKSNNYYYTKDNFETTLTSNQPHLLREAFVSLNIPSKALYNTKLKGRLMNSPFHDIFSFLDIVHQNGVPGYFLFIVSIFMIFKSRSFYRRYMVRKHYRAKRNTVGILGKEKKQNQD; translated from the coding sequence ATGACAGTGTATCTGAAAAGGCACATATTTACCTTCCTATCATGCCTTTCTCTTCTAGTGACTCTCGCAATAGCGGCTGCTGAACCACCCACGGGCTTTCCAGAGCCTTTAAAATTGACAAACTTCAAAGAAGAGTTATCCAACGGACTGCATATCATTGAATTCTATAGTCCATACTGTGGATACTGTAGAAATTTCGCACCTGTTTGGATGGAAACATGggaagaattcaaagagGAAGGCAAGAAACTCAACATAACTTTATCACAAGTTAACTGTGTCGAAAGTGCTGATTTGTGTGTAGAGGAAggcattgaaaaattcccTGATATTAGACTTTATGGCCCCTCAGGATACATTAAGTCGTTTACTGAATTACCAAGAACCAAAGAATCATTGATTGAGTTTGCGCGTAAGGAGTCTATCGATCCAAATAATTTCGATACTAATTTGGATTTTGCTGTGAGCCAAAGCGAATTTCTCGAAGGCTTCGATTTTCTCAAGTTAATTTCTGGGAGCGCAACCAGGCCATATTTGGTTTCCTTTTGGCCAACCAAAGATTTGAAGGATAGTGGAGATTCAttaaaatttgaaaattgtgACAAATGCCATGAATTCCAAAGGACTTGGAAGATTATTTCAAGACAGTTAGCTGAGGAGGACATCAAGACAGGTCACGTAAATTGCGAAGCCAATCCAACGATTTGTGAGGAACTGGGATTTGACAAGCTGGCAAAAATAACTAACCATAGGGCCGATAGAGAGCCTAGAGTAGCCTTAGTCTTGCCCAATAAAACTTCAAACAATTTGATTGACTATCCCAATGGCTACTCAGTGAAGCCAGACGGTTATGTAGATTTTGCCAAGAGGACTTTTGCTAACAGTAAATTCCCCAATATCACAGAAGaggaaattttgaagaaagtgaGCAGAAATGTTAATTATTTGCAAGGGAGAGGGGCAGTACCTAACAACAATATCCATTTAGTTTTCTCGTATGATCCTGACACTGTtgttattgaagatttcGATATTTTGGAATACCTGATCGAGCCTCTGTCAAAGATTCCAAACATCTATTTATAccaaattgataaaaaccTAAAAGATTTGTCCCGTAATATTTCCAAAGGTATGTATGAACAGATTAATTACAACAACAGTGAAACtcaaaagaatttcaatgaaCAGTATTTTACTATGAATACAGTTACTCAACTCCCAACCTTTTTCATGTTTAAAGACGGCGACTCCATATCACATACTTACCCCGGATATTCTACAACAGAAATGAGAAATATTGTCGAGATCATGAAGTGGGTAGAAAAGTATTCCAACCCCTTGGTGGCAGAGGTAAATTCCTACAACTTGGAAAAGTTGTTGTCCTTTCAAACCGAGTCTTATAGTAATCTGGCTATTCAATTAGTAAGTAGTGGTAGTGCCAAACAAATCAAAGGAAGCAATGAACTTATCAATAAATTACTCCTCGCAGCGTTAGATTATGAACATATTCGGATGGAGAATAACTTCgaagaaatcaatgaaAGAAGAGCCAAGAAAGGAAGTAGTATTAAGCAATtaagagagaaaaaggcTTCATCCGATAAAATCGTTGATAAAATGCGTGAAGAGGTTCCCCATCTAGATCATAAAAAATTGTTATTGGGTTATTTGGATATTTCAAAGGAGAAACGCTTTTTTAGAAAGTTTGGTATTACTGGAGAATATAAAGTTGGTGACgttattatcattgataAATCAAATAATTACTACTACACTAAAGATAATTTTGAGACCACTTTGACGTCCAACCAACCTCACTTACTAAGAGAAGCATTCGTATCTTTAAACATTCCATCAAAAGCCTTATACAACACTAAGTTGAAAGGGAGGTTGATGAATTCTCCATTCCACGATATTTTCAGTTTCCTAGATATAGTCCACCAGAATGGTGTTCCTGGctatttcctttttattgtttcgATTTTTATGATCTTTAAAAGCCGCTCTTTTTACAGAAGGTACATGGTAAGGAAACATTACAGGGCCAAGAGGAACACTGTCGGTATTCTaggtaaagaaaaaaagcagaaTCAAGACTGA
- the BET1 gene encoding Bet1p (similar to Saccharomyces cerevisiae BET1 (YIL004C); ancestral locus Anc_7.135), giving the protein MSSRFAGGNAYQRDTGRTQLFGGPDGSGNLDDRGSSALGSTEKLDYSQSTLASLESQSEEQMGAMGQRIKALKSLSLKMGDEIRGSNQTIDQLGDTFHNASVKLKRTFGSMMEMARKSGISIRTWLLIFFVVGILFFWVWIT; this is encoded by the exons ATGAGTTCAAG ATTTGCAGGGGGAAACGCTTATCAACGTGATACTGGTAGGACACAATTGTTCGGAGGGCCTGATGGATCAGGTAATCTCGATGACCGTGGATCATCAGCGTTAGGAAGTACAGAAAAATTAGATTACTCCCAAAGTACTTTGGCATCACTAGAATCTCAAAGTGAGGAGCAAATGGGAGCTATGGGTCAAAGGATAAAGGCGTTGAAGTCATTATCATTGAAGATGGGTGATGAGATTAGAGGCAGCAATCAAACTATTGACCAGCTTGGGGATACTTTCCACAACGCTTCTGTAAAGCTGAAAAGGACCTTCGGTAGTATGATGGAGATGGCCAGAAAATCCGGGATTAGTATAAGGACATGgttattgatttttttcgtGGTAGgcatactttttttttgggtgTGGATTACATAA
- the CFD1 gene encoding iron-sulfur cluster assembly protein CFD1 (similar to Saccharomyces cerevisiae CFD1 (YIL003W); ancestral locus Anc_7.136): MEEQGIGVPAASLERIKHIILILSGKGGVGKSSVTTQTALTLCSMGFKVGVLDIDLTGPSLPRMFGLENKSIYQGPKGWQPVKVETNSAGSLSVISLGFLLGDRGNSVIWRGPKKTSMIKQFISDVAWGELDYLLIDTPPGTSDEHISIAEELRYSKPDGGIVVTTPQSVATADVRKEINFCRKVDLKILGIIENMSGFICPHCAECTNIFSSGGGKKLSEQFSVPYLGNIPIDPKFVEMIENQASSEKTLVEMYKESSLCPIFQEIMKKLREQDIKTRTMEKHD, encoded by the coding sequence ATGGAAGAACAAGGGATAGGCGTTCCTGCAGCCTCTTTGGAAAGAATCAAACATATTATATTGATCCTTTCTGGAAAGGGTGGTGTCGGTAAAAGTTCAGTGACCACACAGACTGCGCTTACTCTTTGTAGCATGGGTTTCAAGGTTGGAGTTTTAGATATCGATTTGACAGGACCGTCGTTACCTAGAATGTTTGGCCTAGAGAATAAATCCATCTACCAGGGTCCTAAGGGATGGCAGCCTGTGAAAGTGGAAACCAATTCTGCCGGTTCTCTGAGCGTAATATCACTAGGGTTTTTGCTAGGCGATAGAGGCAACAGTGTAATATGGAGAGGCCCCAAGAAAACTTCTATGATAAAACAATTCATATCTGATGTAGCCTGGGGCGAATTGGATTACCTACTAATCGATACCCCTCCAGGCACTTCAGATGAACATATTTCAATTGCAGAGGAGCTCAGATATTCTAAACCAGATGGTGGTATTGTAGTAACTACCCCACAGAGTGTTGCGACAGCTGATGTTAGGAAGGAAATTAATTTCTGCAGAAAGGTTGACCTAAAGATTCTTGGTATAATTGAAAACATGTCTGGATTTATATGCCCACATTGTGCAGAGTGTACGAATATCTTTTCTAGTGGAGGTGGAAAAAAACTATCAGAACAGTTTTCTGTCCCATATCTAGGTAACATTCCTATAGATCCAAAATTTGTAGAAATGATTGAGAATCAAGCTTCCAGTGAAAAGACACTAGTAGAGATGTACAAGGAATCATCCCTATGTCctatttttcaagaaataatgaagaagctGAGGGAACAAGACATTAAAACCCGTACTATGGAGAAACACGATTAA
- the CMI7 gene encoding Cmi7p (similar to Saccharomyces cerevisiae YIL002W-A; ancestral locus Anc_7.141), which produces MTRDNPKDVSTAGAKDILEVLNLLKGGEEKISEVELKLDEMEKKMDTLLAELEDLHKDNNGLANGHDQK; this is translated from the coding sequence ATGACTCGTGATAATCCCAAAGATGTCAGTACTGCAGGTGCAAAGGATATTTTAGAGGTTTTAAACCTACTTAAAGGAGGAGAAGAGAAGATATCGGAAGTTGAACTTAAGTTAGAcgaaatggaaaagaagatggaCACTCTATTAGCTGAGCTAGAAGATCTACACAAAGATAATAATGGTTTGGCGAATGGTCATGATCAAAAATAG
- the INP51 gene encoding phosphoinositide 5-phosphatase INP51 (similar to Saccharomyces cerevisiae INP51 (YIL002C); ancestral locus Anc_7.142): MRLFIGTKTRSIVISSNNYCLSFQRLRSIPGASSQQRQLSKTPSITIKSFPDTDLSNDNDYLEVKSCIFNGLLGLVCLNGDIYVAVISGVQNVGFPRWQLVDHQIRPSESIYKILDVDFYSLESDVFDYLLCERSEQNYDKLIHEHPCGPLKKLFSDGTFYYSRDFDISNIVKNHGLSHNLEYTVDNQDLSFIWNANLASEVINWRSKISNEEKQLFANAGFLTFVIRGYCKTALIEDGPNTASITIISRISTESKQDTLELEGISEDGRVSLFVETEIVVTTEKFIFSYTQVNGSIPLFWESVESQLLYGKKIKVTKGPIEAQGAFDRHFDNLTSKYGVVSIVNIIKPKSESQEKLALTYKDCAESKGIKITNIEYSSSVLTKSPHKLLYLLKQDIYEFGAFAYDISRGIYFAKQTGVLRISAFDSIEKPNTVQRLVSKEVIELTTNEIDVFELTSPFLDAHDKLWLENYYWLDRTYTKHTKNSGKYTKVYSKLFGSRVRLYDPLHIYISQHLKQLRSKYTFEKDISIFAGTFNISGKIPKDDITDWIFPKSMSKDDEMADLYIIGLEEVVELTPGHMLATDPYVRQFWEKKILTLLNGPGRRKKYVRLWSTQLGGILLLLFMNEIEYSKVKHIEGDVKKTGFGGMASNKGAVAVSFKYSATRFCVLVSHLAAGLENVEQRHNDYKTIVKSIRFSKGLRIKDHDAIIWMGDFNYRILMSNEDVRRKIVSKEYANLFEKDQLNQQMIAGESFPYFHEMAIDFPPTYKFDPGTKNYDTSEKMRIPAWTDRILSRGEVLKQLEYNCCENIVFSDHRPVYATFRARVTVVDEQKKTTLGTQIYERIMEKLDGLNDDEKIAVLSDDAFVIESFEDNDSVAGLTHSPTPNSEPKRGRKLPPPSSDMKKWWIGSGKQVKVVLDVDPAVYMINPERDPNPFVENEDEPLFVER, encoded by the coding sequence ATGAGACTTTTCATCGGTACAAAAACACGATCAATTGTCATATCTTCCAATAACTATTGTTTATCCTTCCAACGATTGCGCAGCATACCAGGGGCTAGTTCCCAACAGCGTCAACTAAGTAAGACACCCAGTATAACAATTAAATCTTTTCCTGACACAGATCTTTCAAATGATAACGATTATCTCGAAGTTAAAAGTTGCATATTCAATGGATTATTAGGGCTCGTGTGTCTTAATGGTGATATCTATGTCGCCGTCATATCGGGGGTTCAGAATGTTGGGTTTCCTCGATGGCAACTGGTAGATCATCAAATAAGACCTTCTGAGAGCATTTATAAGATATTAGATGTTGACTTTTATAGCTTAGAAAGTGACGTTTTTGACTACCTCCTGTGCGAACGATCAGAGCAAAACTACGACAAATTGATCCATGAACATCCATGTGGTCccttgaaaaaactatttAGTGATGGAACATTCTATTATTCTAGAGATTTCGACATCTCTAACATCGTGAAAAACCATGGCTTATCACATAACTTAGAATACACCGTAGATAATCAAGATCTATCGTTTATTTGGAATGCTAATTTAGCAAGTGAGGTAATTAACTGGAGAagcaaaatttcaaatgaGGAAAAGCAACTTTTTGCCAATGCGGGATTCCTAACATTTGTCATTCGCGGTTATTGCAAGACAGCATTAATAGAAGATGGTCCAAATACTGCCTCTATAACTATCATTTCTAGGATTTCAACTGAGAGTAAACAGGATACGCTGGAATTGGAGGGTATTAGTGAAGATGGAAGGGTTTCACTCTTTGTTGAAACAGAGATCGTAGTTACCACAgaaaagttcattttttcctACACTCAAGTCAACGGAAGCATTCCTCTTTTTTGGGAATCTGTAGAAAGTCAACTATtatatggaaaaaaaattaaggTAACAAAGGGTCCTATTGAGGCTCAAGGAGCTTTTGACAGGCATTTTGATAACCTAACATCAAAGTATGGTGTTGTGAGTATCGTCAATATCATAAAACCTAAAAGTGAGTCCCAAGAAAAGCTAGCACTGACATATAAGGATTGTGCTGAATCGAAAGGAATAAAAATAACGAACATAGAATATAGTTCTAGTGTCCTGACAAAATCTCCTCATAAATTACTCTATTTGTTGAAACAAGATATTTACGAGTTCGGTGCGTTTGCCTATGACATCTCTAGAGGGATCTACTTTGCAAAACAAACGGGTGTATTACGAATAAGCGCCTTTgattcaattgaaaaacCAAACACGGTCCAGAGATTAGTGAGTAAAGAAGTAATTGAGTTGACTACGAACGAAATTGATGTATTTGAATTGACTTCGCCGTTCTTAGATGCTCACGATAAGCTATGGTTAGAAAATTACTACTGGCTGGATAGAACGTACACTAAGCACACAAAGAATTCTGGTAAGTATACAAAGGTTTATTCAAAGTTATTTGGCTCCCGAGTTAGGTTATACGACCCGTTACATATCTACATCTCTCAACATTTGAAGCAATTGAGGTCAAAATATACGTTTGAGAAAGACATCTCAATATTCGCAGGCACGTTCAATATAAGTGGGAAAATCCCAAAAGATGATATAACAGATTGGATTTTTCCGAAATCAATGTCTAAGGACGATGAAATGGCTGACCTTTATATCATTGGATTAGAAGAAGTGGTGGAGCTTACCCCAGGTCATATGCTTGCTACCGATCCATATGTCCGGCAATTTtgggaaaagaaaatactaaCACTATTAAATGGACCCGGACgtagaaagaaatatgtCCGTTTATGGAGTACGCAGTTGGGGGGTATAttacttttattatttatgaATGAGATAGAATATTCGAAAGTAAAGCATATTGAAGGGGACGTTAAAAAAACGGGGTTTGGAGGAATGGCCTCGAATAAAGGAGCCGTCGCTGTTAGCTTCAAGTATTCAGCTACAAGGTTTTGCGTCTTGGTATCTCACTTAGCGGCAGGGTTAGAGAACGTCGAGCAAAGGCATAATGACTATAAAACAATTGTTAAAAGCATTAGATTCTCCAAAGGATTACGAATAAAGGATCATGATGCAATAATTTGGATGGGTGATTTCAATTACAGAATATTAATGTCCAATGAAGATGTTAGACGAAAAATAGTTTCTAAGGAATATGCCAacttatttgaaaaagatcaGCTTAATCAACAAATGATCGCCGGTGAGTCTTTTCCATACTTCCATGAAATGGCAATTGACTTCCCACCTACATACAAATTTGACCCAGGGACGAAAAACTATGATACAAGTGAAAAAATGAGGATACCAGCATGGACTGACCGAATTCTAAGTAGGGGAGAAGTTCTAAAACAGTTAGAGTATAACTGTTGTGAAAACATAGTGTTTTCTGATCATAGACCAGTATATGCCACATTTAGAGCTAGAGTAACTGTAgttgatgaacaaaaaaagactaCTCTGGGTACACAAATCTATGAGAGGATTATGGAAAAGCTAGATGGATtgaatgatgatgagaaaaTTGCGGTTTTGAGTGACGATGCGTTTGTGATCGAAAGTTTTGAGGACAATGATTCGGTAGCTGGGCTTACTCATTCCCCGACGCCAAATTCTGAACCGAAAAGAGGTAGAAAATTACCACCACCTAGTTCggatatgaaaaaatggtGGATTGGGAGTGGAAAGCAAGTTAAAGTAGTTCTTGATGTGGACCCAGCCGTTTACATGATTAATCCTGAAAGAGATCCTAATCCTTTCGTGGAGAACGAAGATGAACCACTTTTTGTAGAAAGGTAA
- the SMKI09G1660 gene encoding uncharacterized protein (similar to Saccharomyces cerevisiae YIL001W; ancestral locus Anc_7.143), which yields MTNESMDKNFEELCYSCRTGDMDNVDRLISTGVNVNNVDKFDNSPLFLASLCGHERVVKLLLQRGAVCDRDRYEGARCIYGALTDAIRDTLLSYDISKAVDVKQPFATHISSLYNDEGILKRDVSFKVSNGRVFTAHRFLLCARSNILAGKMTNEWLKREVISIEVRSDIFEIFLKFLYLIPILHQIEPGQYEELINLSSKFKIELLSEFLDKARHISDPTEKSRLMSDYQYKFTEVARKQLLVFVNNCIFGSAIDLVDSAQQVTSPMNCPAYPDIQLAVKNRNGDTRLYPCHLAILNRAEYFRVMFTNNFKEKVTYVKAKYLPGECNCVIPQLTLPNCEFEVAEIILRYLYADNTDIPWMYAVDVLLLADILLEDRLKTISSTIITQSKEFIEQYNVFDVLYLSWEIGVERLEQFAAKFIAIHLQELYNDPEIKRAIVLSSERISFRQETDTIELVDDIRYYLLRKYSFEPDDVELFENQDDLEYLKQVGYLEYRKDMEMVDHILAELELDV from the coding sequence ATGACGAATGAATCAATGgacaaaaattttgaagaactgTGTTATTCATGCCGCACTGGTGATATGGATAATGTTGATCGATTGATATCTACGGGAGTGAATGTGAACAATGTGGACAAATTTGACAACTCTCCACTTTTTCTAGCCAGTCTTTGCGGTCATGAAAGAGTCGTGAAGCTCTTGCTACAGAGGGGAGCCGTTTGTGATAGAGACAGGTATGAAGGCGCTCGTTGTATATATGGTGCATTGACAGACGCTATAAGAGATACTCTTCTCAGTTATGATATATCCAAGGCTGTTGACGTTAAACAACCGTTTGCTACTCATATCTCATCTTTATATAATGACGAAGGCATTCTAAAGAGAGATGTTTCATTTAAAGTTTCCAATGGACGGGTATTCACAGCCCATAGGTTCCTATTATGCGCAAGGAGTAATATTTTAGCAGGAAAGATGACAAATGAGTGGTTAAAGCGTGAAGTTATTTCCATTGAAGTCCGCTCAGatatatttgaaatttttctgaAGTTTCTTTACCTAATTCCGATTCTACATCAAATTGAGCCAGGACAATACGAGGAACTTATAAACTTATCCAgtaaattcaaaattgaaTTATTGTCAGAATTTCTAGACAAAGCAAGACATATTTCCGATCCTACAGAAAAGTCTAGGTTGATGTCAGATTACCAGTATAAGTTCACTGAGGTTGCCAGAAAGCAACTTTTGGTATTTGTGAACAATTGCATTTTTGGTTCGGCTATTGATCTTGTCGATAGTGCGCAACAGGTTACCTCCCCGATGAACTGTCCAGCTTATCCAGATATCCAACTCGCAGTAAAAAACCGGAACGGAGATACACGATTATACCCCTGTCACTTGGCCATTCTAAATCGTGCAGAATATTTTAGGGTAATGTTTACCAATAActttaaagaaaaggttaCATATGTAAAAGCCAAGTATCTTCCAGGGGAGTGTAACTGTGTCATTCCACAACTGACCCTCCCCAATTGTGAGTTTGAGGTTGCCGAAATTATTCTCCGCTATTTATATGCTGACAACACAGACATTCCTTGGATGTATGCCGTCGATGTTTTGTTGCTTGCAGATATACTTCTCGAAGATCGCCTGAAAACAATCTCTTCAACAATTATCACGCAATCGAAAGAGTTCATTGAGCAATACAATGTTTTTGACGTACTCTATCTATCATGGGAGATAGGAGTTGAGCGCCTAGAACAATTTGCAGCTAAATTTATAGCTATACATTTGCAAGAGTTATATAATGATCCAGAGATAAAACGGGCCATTGTGTTGAGTTCAGAGCGAATTTCCTTCCGTCAGGAAACTGATACTATTGAATTAGTTGATGATATTAGGTACTATTTACTACGAAAATACTCTTTTGAACCGGATGATGTGGAGTTATTTGAGAACCAAGACGACTTGGAATACTTGAAACAAGTAGGGTATCTTGAATACAGAAAAGATATGGAAATGGTGGATCATATATTAGCCGAGCTAGAACTTGATGTATAA